The following are encoded together in the Streptomyces flavofungini genome:
- a CDS encoding AAA family ATPase translates to MPTRTPPVLPTQSTQPAQSAQPAQSAQSIQSAPATPTNAQLDVAADLLALLRDTTTEPRPDIQLEALALAVAADLPVLLWGEPGIGKTAALTQLAASLDLPLTTVIASVHEPSDFSGLPIVGDDPAEQGVPMAPPDWAVRLVRAGRGLLFLDELSTAPPAVQAALLRLVLERRIGALRLPPDVRIVAAANPRSSAADGWELSPPLANRFVHLQWTHDHEVVVRGLGGTWPRATLPRLDHGKLPEAVGFARRAVCELLAARPTLVHRLPGNETRRGGPWPSPRSWEMTLRLIAFATAAGSSREVLALLARGTVGDGPGLELLAGIDRMDLPDPELLLADPAAAELPERGDLRQAALDGVVAAVRNRPDRSRWDAAWALLVRALETGAPDLVVVPATTLASLRQEDWDVPESIESLAGAVALSQRADRARARPKAAKAPTATAAAARAAR, encoded by the coding sequence ATGCCCACACGCACCCCGCCCGTTCTGCCCACCCAGTCCACCCAGCCCGCCCAGTCCGCCCAGCCCGCCCAGTCCGCCCAGTCCATCCAGTCCGCCCCGGCCACCCCCACCAACGCCCAACTCGACGTGGCCGCCGACCTCCTGGCCCTCCTCCGCGACACCACCACCGAACCCCGCCCCGACATCCAACTGGAGGCCCTGGCGCTGGCCGTCGCCGCCGACCTGCCCGTGCTCCTGTGGGGCGAGCCGGGCATCGGCAAGACCGCCGCCCTGACCCAGCTGGCCGCGTCCCTGGACCTCCCGTTGACCACGGTGATCGCCAGCGTGCACGAGCCGTCGGACTTCTCGGGCCTGCCGATCGTCGGGGACGACCCCGCGGAGCAGGGCGTCCCGATGGCACCGCCGGACTGGGCCGTGCGCCTGGTGCGGGCCGGCCGGGGCCTGCTGTTCCTCGACGAGCTGTCCACCGCGCCCCCGGCCGTACAGGCCGCGCTGCTCCGGCTCGTCCTGGAGCGGCGCATCGGTGCCCTCCGACTCCCGCCGGACGTGAGGATCGTGGCCGCCGCCAATCCCCGGTCCTCGGCGGCCGACGGCTGGGAGCTGAGCCCGCCCCTGGCCAACCGGTTCGTCCATCTGCAGTGGACCCACGACCACGAGGTCGTCGTACGCGGACTCGGCGGGACCTGGCCCCGGGCGACCCTGCCCCGGCTCGACCACGGGAAGCTGCCGGAGGCCGTGGGGTTCGCCCGTCGCGCGGTGTGCGAACTGCTGGCGGCGCGCCCCACCCTCGTGCACCGCCTGCCCGGCAACGAGACGCGCCGGGGCGGGCCCTGGCCGTCGCCGCGGAGCTGGGAGATGACGCTGCGCCTGATCGCGTTCGCCACCGCGGCGGGCTCGTCCCGTGAGGTGCTTGCCCTGCTGGCCAGGGGCACGGTGGGGGACGGCCCCGGCCTCGAACTCCTCGCCGGGATCGACCGGATGGACCTCCCCGACCCCGAGCTGCTGCTCGCCGACCCGGCGGCCGCCGAGCTGCCCGAACGCGGCGACCTGCGCCAGGCCGCCCTCGACGGCGTGGTGGCCGCGGTCCGCAACCGCCCGGACCGCTCCCGCTGGGACGCGGCCTGGGCGCTGCTCGTCCGCGCCCTGGAGACCGGTGCCCCGGACCTGGTCGTCGTACCCGCGACCACGCTGGCCTCGCTCCGGCAGGAGGACTGGGACGTACCGGAGTCGATCGAGAGCCTGGCCGGAGCGGTGGCGCTGTCGCAGCGGGCGGACCGGGCGCGGGCCAGGCCGAAGGCGGCGAAGGCGCCGACGGCGACGGCGGCCGCGGCGCGGGCGGCACGATGA
- a CDS encoding tellurite resistance TerB family protein → MAMWDKLKEQAKGLQQAQGSRGSGGHGRSGGSSGGSKAQLISMLKSQLTSLKTELKSGSYRDASMAMCALVAAADGQVDPAERQHVESLILQNDVLQNFPPEQLRQRFNKHVDQLAFNFQQGKTEVMQEIAKAAKKPTEARAVVQTGLVVAGADGYVAPAEEQVLREACAALGLSPQEFGL, encoded by the coding sequence ATGGCTATGTGGGACAAGCTCAAGGAGCAGGCCAAGGGTCTGCAGCAGGCGCAGGGTTCGCGCGGCTCCGGCGGGCACGGGCGGTCCGGCGGCTCCTCGGGCGGCTCGAAGGCGCAGCTGATCAGCATGCTCAAGTCCCAGCTCACGTCCCTCAAGACGGAGCTGAAGAGCGGTTCGTACCGGGACGCGAGCATGGCCATGTGCGCCCTGGTCGCCGCCGCCGACGGCCAGGTCGACCCGGCCGAGCGCCAGCACGTGGAGTCGCTGATCCTGCAGAACGACGTGCTGCAGAACTTCCCGCCGGAGCAGCTGCGCCAGCGGTTCAACAAGCACGTGGACCAGCTGGCGTTCAACTTCCAGCAGGGCAAGACGGAGGTCATGCAGGAGATCGCCAAGGCGGCCAAGAAGCCGACGGAGGCCCGCGCGGTCGTCCAGACCGGCCTGGTGGTCGCGGGCGCGGACGGGTATGTCGCCCCGGCCGAGGAGCAGGTCCTGCGCGAGGCGTGCGCCGCACTCGGCCTGTCCCCGCAGGAGTTCGGCCTCTGA
- a CDS encoding TetR/AcrR family transcriptional regulator: MAPKQQRGEATVDLLLDTALAVYAASGRQGFTVNAVTAASGVSFGSLYHHFGSFDGLAAALYIRCQDQLCDPVVAAVTRCRTARTGVQAFVKAYLDFTREHRDVATFVHASAYSRYLAAHAKEVAAAKEAKFAAIASWMYARVAAGEVAVLPDQTIEVLLLGPVAETAHRWLVGGYEVDLDEAVRVLPDRIWRSLRAD; this comes from the coding sequence ATGGCGCCTAAGCAGCAGCGTGGCGAGGCCACGGTCGACCTGCTCCTGGACACGGCCCTTGCGGTGTACGCGGCATCGGGGCGGCAGGGATTCACGGTCAACGCGGTCACGGCGGCGAGCGGCGTCAGCTTCGGCAGCCTCTACCACCACTTCGGCAGCTTCGACGGTCTGGCCGCCGCCCTCTACATCCGCTGCCAGGACCAGCTCTGCGACCCCGTGGTGGCCGCCGTGACCCGCTGCCGCACGGCCCGCACCGGCGTCCAGGCCTTCGTCAAGGCGTACTTGGACTTCACCCGCGAACACCGCGACGTGGCCACTTTCGTGCACGCCTCCGCGTACTCCCGCTATCTCGCGGCCCACGCCAAGGAGGTGGCGGCGGCCAAGGAGGCCAAGTTCGCCGCCATCGCCTCCTGGATGTACGCCCGCGTCGCCGCCGGTGAAGTGGCCGTGCTGCCCGACCAGACGATCGAGGTCCTGCTGCTCGGCCCGGTCGCGGAGACGGCCCACCGCTGGCTCGTCGGCGGCTACGAGGTGGATCTGGACGAGGCGGTGCGGGTCCTGCCGGACCGGATCTGGCGGTCGCTGCGGGCGGACTAG